Within the Microbacterium sp. 1S1 genome, the region GTGGGAGCGCGACAACCCCGACCTGTTCCCGGTCCTCGACGCGCTCAAGCTCTTCGACGTGTACCTGTCGCCGTGGTTCTCGGCGATCTACCTGCTCCTGTTCACCTCGCTGGTCGGCTGCGTCATCCCGCGGATCAAGCACCACGCCAAGGCGCTGCGGGCTCGCCCGCCGCGCACGCCAGCCCGCCTGCGCCGCCTCGAGGACTACCGCGCCGTCACCCGCGACACGGTCGCCGGGTCCGGGACGGGCACCGGGGACGCCGACGCGGAGGCCGCTGCGTCGATCGACGTCGCCACGAAGCAGCTCAAGGCGCTCGGCTATCGGGTCGAGCGCTACGACCGGGGTCGCACGTACTCGGTGTCCGCGGAGCGCGGCTACTCGCGGGAGACGGGCAACCTGCTCTTCCACCTCGCCCTCGTCGGCGTGCTCGTCACGATCGGCGTGGGGGGCGGCTTCGCCTACACCGGTCAGCGCGTGCTCGTCGAGGGGGAGACCTTCGCCAACACGCTCCTCGACTACGACTCCATGAACCGTGGACGCTTCGTCGGCGACGATGCCTTCGCGCCCTACTCGATGCGGCTCGACTCGTTCGACGTGACCTATCAGCCGTTCGGCGAGCCCGGTTCCGGCCAGGCGGGCGACTTCTCGGCGAACATGACCATCCAGGAGAACGGCGAGGAGCGTGAGGGTGCCGTCAAGGTCAACGAGCCGTTGAGCGTCGCCGACGACGACGTGTTCCTGCTCGGCAACGGCTACGCGCCGACGGTGACCGTGCGCGACCCCGAGGGTAACGTCGTATTCCGCAACAGCACGCCGTTCCTCCCGCAGGACAACAACATGACCTCGCTCGGCGTGCTCAAGGTGCCGGACGGACTCGCCGAGCAGGTGGGCCTGGTCGGGTTCTTCTACCCGACCACGGGCGTTCTCGACACGGGGGCCTTCTTCTCCGCGTACCCCGACCTCACGAACCCGACGCTCACGCTCGACGTGTACACCGGCGACCTCGGGATCAACGACGGCGTGCCCCGTTCCGTGTACGTGCTCGACACCTCCGACATGACGAAGCTCACCGGACGCAGCACCGACGTCGAGTCCATCGAGCTGTCCCCGGGCGAAACCGCGCAGCTGCCGAACGGCCTGGGCTCGGTGACCTTCGACGACGAGTCCCCGGAGGGTGCCACCGACGCGTCCGAGTCCGTCAAGCGCTTCGCCTCCCTCCAGATCCACCGCGACGAGTCCGGGGTGTTCGTGCTCGGATTCGCGCTGCTGGCTCTCGGCGGACTCATGCTCGCCCTCTTCGTGCCGCGTCGGCGCGTGTGGGTGAAGGCGACCGCCGCCGACGGCGCGATCGACCTCGAATACGCGGCCCTG harbors:
- a CDS encoding cytochrome c biogenesis protein ResB, which translates into the protein MTKNKGSVTNDSSDPLRPSDHVDGDDTITQPRLGFVGWLRWGWRQLTSMRTALILLLVLAIAAIPGSIFPQRMADPNGVTQWERDNPDLFPVLDALKLFDVYLSPWFSAIYLLLFTSLVGCVIPRIKHHAKALRARPPRTPARLRRLEDYRAVTRDTVAGSGTGTGDADAEAAASIDVATKQLKALGYRVERYDRGRTYSVSAERGYSRETGNLLFHLALVGVLVTIGVGGGFAYTGQRVLVEGETFANTLLDYDSMNRGRFVGDDAFAPYSMRLDSFDVTYQPFGEPGSGQAGDFSANMTIQENGEEREGAVKVNEPLSVADDDVFLLGNGYAPTVTVRDPEGNVVFRNSTPFLPQDNNMTSLGVLKVPDGLAEQVGLVGFFYPTTGVLDTGAFFSAYPDLTNPTLTLDVYTGDLGINDGVPRSVYVLDTSDMTKLTGRSTDVESIELSPGETAQLPNGLGSVTFDDESPEGATDASESVKRFASLQIHRDESGVFVLGFALLALGGLMLALFVPRRRVWVKATAADGAIDLEYAALARGEDPTLARAVDDIRAGHTRLLDAAGGTTARTPDDADEDSADAAAGPAATAPGK